The Entelurus aequoreus isolate RoL-2023_Sb linkage group LG23, RoL_Eaeq_v1.1, whole genome shotgun sequence genome has a window encoding:
- the LOC133640439 gene encoding snRNA-activating protein complex subunit 1-like — protein sequence MNSCRKQVKCDCEELLDRFKQTDSVRFETFSQVWKEMKFEQIFYGTVGSAKRAFSRLVLDTAYVYVLPPFSFQIRVGGLYLLYSLFQCQTALPRVGIRLALKDWADIQTFEKDALGAQHLDVVYILHQLMFQKAFYFTAMPTLLTFKKGKEEKKSQLYKKFVARASGPQELINSELLEELSNIHQLYGKLKTNVYSEAQQADLGINLIKTDLTPRLRGSVMTFHTWQKRKQQDENEEEDAKEGTSSQAECPSRRADFLSSIKSKAYGEAAEASKSRRHRQVNVDIGDEPDPAHPKGPSRLKPSLKARTNENIDVSGDLWEEVADTTRINRLTALDCVPEGKKLSRKKTT from the exons ATGAATTCCTGCCGCAAACAAGTCAAGTGTGACTGCGAGGAGCTGCTGGATCGCTTTAAACAAACGGACTCGGTCCGCTTCGAGACTTTCTCTCAAGTCTGGAAGGAGATGAAGTTTGAGCAAATATTTTA TGGCACTGTGGGTAGTGCGAAGCGGGCCTTCAGTCGCCTGGTGTTGGACACGGCTTACGTCTACGTCCTGCCACCTTTTAGCTTCCAGATCCGAGTGGGAGGACTCTACCTGCTCTACAGTCTCTTCCAATGCCAGACAGCCTTGCCACGTGTCGGG ATCCGCTTGGCGCTGAAGGACTGGGCGGACATTCAGACCTTTGAGAAGGACGCCTTAGGAGCTCAGCACCTCGACGTCGTCTACATCCTGCATCAGCTCATGTTCCAGAAAGCTTTCTACTTCACCGCCATGCCCACCTTG CTGACCTTCAAGAAGGGCAAGGAGGAGAAAAAGTCGCAGCTGTATAAGAAGTTTGTGGCGCGGGCGTCCGGCCCACAAGAGCTCATCAACAGTGAGCTCCTGGAG GAGCTGTCCAACATTCACCAGCTCTACGGGAAACTCAAGACGAACGTGTACTCCGAAGCCCAGCAGGCCGACTTGGGGATCAACCTGATCAAGACAGATCTGACCCCGCGGCTCCGAGGATCCGTGATGACCTTCCACACGTGGCAGAAGAGGAAGCAACAG GACGAGAACGAGGAAGAAGACGCCAAAGAGGGGACGTCTTCGCAGGCAGAG TGCCCCTCCAGAAGAGCAGACTTTCTGTCCTCCATCAAGTCTAAAGCATATGGAGAAGCTGCCGAG GCGTCCAAGTCTCGACGCCATCGCCAAGTCAACGTGGACATCGGAGACGAGCCCGACCCCGCGCACCCGAAAGGTCCCAGCAGGTTGAAGCCGTCGCTCAAAGCCAGAACCAATGAGAACATCGACGTCTCAG GTGACTTGTGGGAGGAAGTGGCCGACACGACTCGAATAAATCGTCTCACCGCGCTGGACTGTGTCCCTGAAG GGAAAAAATTGAGCAGAAAGAAGACGACGTGA